The genome window TGTATAATGTATTTCTTCAATTCCGCCTGCAAACATCTGAAGTGGCTGTCTCTTTATCCAACTATTTTCAGACTTTTGAGTTCAAACCTGTATTCATGGGTAAGGGTCTTTAGCCTCTTTGTGGAAATCAAGTGGCAAAGCAAATCTAACAAACAGTGGACGTGGAGAGGGGAAACAATTACTTCTTAACAATGCTGTTTCTAAAAGTCAATCCGCAACAGTGCATAAAAGGATCATTATCCCTGAATAGATGCATGAGCTAAGGCTGACGTTAGAAcgggtaaaaaaaagaaaaagataaacagaggCCAAAGATGACTCTttattgcttgatttttttttttttttttttttaagttcagcgCACAGCCAGCTAATTTTGTAATGTTTATTTTGGGAAAGAATAGAAGCAGATTAGGGTTCCAAGCCACTTCTAATGATCAGACCAGGACACATTGCCACCTGCTGGTATACCCTAGCATGATAATTCTATCCTGAAAACTCATAATTGCACATTTTCTATATGTAACTGGAAAGAGCTCCATCAATCTATAAAAAATGACCAAAATGCAAACCTTATCCCCAAACGTTTGTCTTTCTTAGACATACTAAATATCTTTTTGGCCCtattctaataattttatagTGTGGGTATCAAATTAATTGGACCCAATGACTCATCAAATCATGCACTTAAAAAATGAGTTCCCCTCTTCTCTTCAAGAATGCCTCACTACACGAGCTTCAGGAATAAAACAAACTGGGAACGTTTCCTAATTCACCTTCTCTTCCTTGCATACAAAACCTCTTGGCAGGCTGCTTTCAAGATCTTTCCAAACTTAAACAGACCCAAAGTTCTAGCTGTGAGCAAAGAGGGCATTTGCTGTGGGAAAGCTTCAGAAGATGGTAAGCAAAGGATTTAATTAAGTCAGTGGTTATTCACTCcagagctattttttttaataatgaaaatctcTATATTCAGGCACAAAGCTCTAATGGTAAAAAATGTCCCTGAAAGCCTCTTTACAGCCGTTGATAGCTCTAGACTGTTTTAAGTCTGTGTATAGAATACCTTCAGAAGAGTCACACCAATTTAGGCAGAACACATGCCCCAGGGACATTAGTCCTTTACctagaaaaatgacattggtgACACCATCCACTGCGCATGCTCTTTGAGAACGTTTTCCAGTGGGGGATAATTCTAAACTACATCCTCATGCCTTCATCCATTCTTTCAACCtgcttattgagcacctgctatgtgtctAACACTGTTCCAGGGAtgggaagcagagcctgaggacAGCCGAAGGGCCTGTCTTTGTGGACCCAACTGGACATCATCATTCTCAAGGCAACTGCTCAAACAGGtggcaaaataagaaagaaattaagttcttcctccttcttttggcAAACTGTTTTCTGTATGTAGATTGTTGCCTCAAAAAGTAAGCAGTATTAGGAATGGTGGATAAGAACAGCTACGAAGTATTTTACCGATAAGTATAAATATGGGTCAACATTTCTACAGgccaaaagccttttttttttaagcttctggCAGAACCAGAACAAAGACATCAAGCCAGACTCTGGGTTGAtaaaaagttgtttatttttataaaatttagtaCAAATCTCACTGAAATATAAATCCTTCTTGAGCAGTGTTAATGACTATTACATAGTAATCTAAATGCAAATGAGTACTTCATGTGTCCACCCATACCACATGTGAATTAGCCCTTCATGTACCTCTCATGTACTGACTCAGCATCTTAACTGCTGAGTCACCTTCATTTCACATTTTTCTCTCAGCGAGTTTCCTTCAGAGTTATCAGCTACAACAGCAAGAAAAGCTGAAATGAGGGATTCTCCTTCCCTTATCACTATGTAGGTTTCAGGAAATTCAAGAAACCTCAGTACTTTCCCCTAAAAGAGCAAGGTCTGCAATCCCCTCACTTCTGaggtggaaggagaaaagaatggTACCAGATTAAGTCTATTCATTTGTCTGGTATGGGACGGCTTGCACTGTGCCAAAACTCAAGAGAcggctttttccttttctttttttttttttttcttttgtgccaagccactctttttttttctaactagGCTTTTGCTAAAATCAGCATTCCCCAGCATCCTACTTGGACCACAATTTTGTTGGAAAGAAGCTAACCAGCATTTCACGGACACTGAtcatagaaaaaaagagatagagaTGCTACTGTCAGATTATTCTCATGTCCAGCAAATCCCCTTAACCAGAAGACAGTCATTTTAAAAGACCCACGGTTAACATGCCTTTAAAGCCGCTTTTCCCAGAGCAATGATGACCTCATGCAGTTGCAACCACTTGGTCATGCCTGGACAATGACGTCCATCTTCAAGACCACTCATTAGGCTAGGATTACCATCGAATGGGCTGGTACTTCCTACTCATGTCCAGCCCTGACTTCAACATCCCCATACCCTTGCTCATCAGCTGAGCTACTCGCTTATCACTGGTCTCAACAACAcaatcaaatgaataaataaacaacaaacaaacaaatacataaaacttccttttttccccataaaagcTCTACATTAAAGACCTGCATTAATAAAACACCACCTAATGTCTCTGTGAAATTCACAATGGGGTATTTCCTTAATTGACAATGGGGTTGAAACTGAAGCAGAGTAAACAAGTGACCTGCCCAAATGATCTGGCAGGTGAGTAGCCAAATTAGTTCAAAGAACCGAAGAATTCTTGATTCCTAAGCCCTTCTTCTACACTTACGTTCTTGCTTTTCCTAGCTGAGAGACTAttgattaagaaatattttttccttccaacaCGGGCCTTGTCATAATATATTATCCAGAGAGAGTGGCACCTTTTCCAGAGAAAAAGTAGTTAACAGGATGAACAGGTAATGTATccgaaatggaaaaaaaaaataggctcaTCACCCTGAGGCCAGGACATTTGGTCTTCGGTTCTGGTTTGCAGTATGTATAGCAGAGCTGAAACCTGAACTGGCATCTCAAGCCCAGTGGAATCCACATGGTAAATCCCTATGGAATTCAGTCACAGCCTCTCATGCCTAGGAGATTAATGCACAAAAGCCCTGAGAACTGGCAGAGTTTTCCTGGTAGGGCAGAACCCGTACAACAGGACCCGGTAAATCTGCCCACACCTCATTCATCTCTTATCCAAAGCTCTAGCTCTATGGTTTttgtgcagaaaagagttaataTAGTAGGCCTGGAAAGGGCTGTTTGCAAGATTGGCCCTTGGCTGACATCTGAAGACTTAGATTTCATTGGGAAGGTTCCCACATGAACTGATGAGACTGGCTCACTGGCTCTAAACTGTTTGTCCAAACAATGTGGTTCACGGTGAAAACCTCCTTTCCTTTTGGGAGTCAGGAAAAGGCTGCCTACATGACCAGCCCCCCATTAAAACCTTGGGTACTTAGTCTCTAACAAGCTTCCTTCTAGACATTTCACACATATTGTGAATAGATCGTTGCTAGGGGAATTAAGCACATCCTGCATGATGCCACTGGGAGAGGGCTCTGGAAGCTTGGGCCTGGTTTCCCCGGTACTCTGCTCCAGGTGCCTTTTCCCTTGGCTGATCTTTTGttgtatccttttgctgtaataaatcaaAGCTCTAAGTACAACTACgtgctgagtcctgtgagtcctcTTAGCGAAGCACCAAGCCTGAGGGTGATCTTGGGACCCCCAAGTACAGGGAGTCCTTTATGGTATATACCAAGTATATGGTATAGGGAGCCTCAGTAAGTAGCCCCCCACCACCGTCACGGTTTCACCCGCATCCTTCTCTCATCCTTCTGTCCCCCCATTCAATTTCCTGATCCAATGCTCAGAATGCCAAAGGCATGTATCTTCCTGAAAGTTCCTCACTTTATAGTAAATGAGGTGCATTTCTTTAAGCTGCTACACAGAAAGtaggaataaatatttgttgaaggagtcACTTCTCAAAGGAGTAAGGAAGAAACAGCACTAATGCTTTTTGAGTTCCTTTCTAGGCTGTCTGATCATCAAGTCTCCCAGGGACAAAGGAGCCAGGGTCACCACAACTTAAAAGGAATGCAGTATGCTCACCTCACAGATCTGACTTACAACTACTGCCGGTAGTCTCACTTTCTACAACTACACAGCTGCAGAAGTTAGTGTTTTAATACTGGGATGTGTTCCGCTCCAAGACTGACCAAACGGATGGATAAATTTAGCCCTTTTTTGAAACCTAAGCTTGTCATAAGCAGGATTCTGTAACAGCCATGTCTCCAACCTGGTTCCCGTGGCTGACTTAACCCAATCCATTGTCTGGAGCAAGCCTTGGCTAGTGCGTCTTGAGATGTCCATTGTGTTTTAGCTGCCGCTCCTCACTCCGCCTGCTTCTCCAGGTGTGGTACTTCTTGCTGCTTTTCCTCCATGCAAAACGCCAGATGCTAAACATGAAACACCAAGACACAGCATACATCGCAACTCCCCCGACCTTCACAAACCACTTGGGCTTGGGTGAgaccatttcacagaagaggaggtGAGCTCCTACACCAATCCTCACTCCAGTGAACAGAGCTGCAAAGAGGAAATCCACCACATCTCCAGTGAAACTATGGTAATGGCCTGTTTCACGAAGAAACCAGCGCATCTGTAGCAAGGGATTGGTAATCTCGCTTCCAAAGAGGACTGCATTGACCTCTGTGCCTGACTCTCCAAGCACCAGGGCCATGATGATGCCCAAGATACTCAGTGTGTGGTGAGCCAGCATCAGGGCCCCCTCAGACTGGAAGTAGATGCACCAGCCCAAGTCGAAGATGAAGTAGCCCAAGGTGAGACACAGAACGTGCACTTGGAGAGGTGTATTGGGTGAGCCTGAAATAAACCAAGACAGAAGCAAATTGAGTGGCTGGGAATTGTGCTACCTTACACAGAGATCCTGTGTTGCtctttctcaaacttttctgaatcactgaaaacaaaaacaattgcaGGCACATGCTTTTTAtaggcaaccaaaaaaaaaaaaaaaaaaccaaaacactaaaaTCTAAAACTTTGGTCTTTATCAAACCAATGTTACAGGGCCCAGGAAATGCTGTTCTGATGCACCAGATCTCAATGAGTGATTTAAGCACCAGCAATTATCTCAGTGTCCTCTCTGTGTAGCAGCATAAAATCcagttattttgttctttcaattAAAATCCTACACAGtctctttcttgtcttctttttcttaaccAGCTAAAGCTCTGTTTCTAGACTCTTTTAGTTATTCTCTCCCACTAGCAGCAGATgctaactattatatatagaatggacaaacaacaaggtcctactgtatagcacagggaactatattcaatatcctgtaataaaccataatggaaaagttaTTCTGTCCCAAATGTCAGATTAATTTCTTAGCTTAATGGGTTAGATTATTGGACACTGGTGGCCTTAACTCGTCTTGAAAGTGGACTCTGGAGAGAACCCCAAAAGTTAGTATGTTCCCATGTCCAAGAACATAGGGTGCAAGGACCTGACATGTCTGAATCCATTAAGAGccttcatataaaatataaagcttaAGAGTTGCTTACTATCAGTTTGACAGTTTGGGGGAAAATTCAGAAGCTCAATATGGGAAtctaaagaaattataaaaagaaagaatctaaggaatttaaaaaaaatcatattctagAGGActtatggactgaattatgtccctccaaaattcgtatgttgaagtcctaaactccagtacctcaaaatgtgactatatttggagatagggcctttgaagaggtaattaagttaaaatagggATGTTAGGGTAGTGTTCTTATAAAACAAGGACATTAGGACGTAGACAGGCACAAAGGAAagatcatgtgaagacacagcaagaaggcagctctCTGCACGCAAAGGAGCaaagcctcagaagaaatcaaacacaccaacaccttgatcttggacttctagcatccagaattgtgagaaaatcaatctctgttgtttaagctacccagtctgtagtattttgttataacagccccagcaaactaattCAAGGGGATATAGGTTTTGTATTCTAAGGAAGTAACACTTGTATCAGTACATCTAGCAgcttaaaaattaatatagctgCCCCCAAATAATGAGGCATTGGTT of Balaenoptera ricei isolate mBalRic1 chromosome 8, mBalRic1.hap2, whole genome shotgun sequence contains these proteins:
- the TLCD5 gene encoding TLC domain-containing protein 5 isoform X3, producing MLAHHTLSILGIIMALVLGESGTEVNAVLFGSEITNPLLQMRWFLRETGHYHSFTGDVVDFLFAALFTGVRIGVGAHLLFCEMVSPKPKWFVKVGGVAMYAVSWCFMFSIWRFAWRKSSKKYHTWRSRRSEERQLKHNGHLKTH
- the TLCD5 gene encoding TLC domain-containing protein 5 isoform X2 produces the protein MALALCLQALCSLGGWLSLYISFCRLNNHRSYEWSCRLVTFTHGVLSIGLSAYIGFIDGPWPFTHPGSPNTPLQVHVLCLTLGYFIFDLGWCIYFQSEGALMLAHHTLSILGIIMALVLGESGTEVNAVLFGSEITNPLLQMRWFLRETGHYHSFTGDVVDFLFAALFTGVRIGVGAHLLFCEMVSPKPKWFVKVGGVAMYAVSWCFMFSIWRFAWRKSSKKYHTWRSRRSEERQLKHNGHLKTH
- the TLCD5 gene encoding TLC domain-containing protein 5 isoform X1, with product MTQCCFLRVHPLFFWFWSFHRRMALALCLQALCSLGGWLSLYISFCRLNNHRSYEWSCRLVTFTHGVLSIGLSAYIGFIDGPWPFTHPGSPNTPLQVHVLCLTLGYFIFDLGWCIYFQSEGALMLAHHTLSILGIIMALVLGESGTEVNAVLFGSEITNPLLQMRWFLRETGHYHSFTGDVVDFLFAALFTGVRIGVGAHLLFCEMVSPKPKWFVKVGGVAMYAVSWCFMFSIWRFAWRKSSKKYHTWRSRRSEERQLKHNGHLKTH